From Vitis vinifera cultivar Pinot Noir 40024 chromosome 3, ASM3070453v1, the proteins below share one genomic window:
- the LOC109122299 gene encoding auxin-responsive protein SAUR65-like, which translates to MQTAAAHHRVADKGHFVVYSSDRRRFVIPLAYLNSEIFRELFQMSEEEFGIQSAGPIILPCDSVFMDYVISFIQRGIAKDLERALIMSIASSNCSSSSYFPQEQNNEQLLLCAF; encoded by the coding sequence ATGCAGACAGCTGCAGCACATCATCGGGTGGCCGATAAAGGCCATTTTGTTGTTTACAGCTCTGACAGAAGACGCTTTGTGATTCCCTTGGCATATCTTAACAGTGAAATCTTCAGAGAGCTTTTCCAAATGTCTGAGGAAGAGTTTGGAATACAAAGTGCAGGCCCCATCATACTGCCATGTGATTCAGTCTTTATGGACTATGTGATCTCATTCATCCAACGTGGTATCGCAAAAGATTTGGAGAGAGCTTTGATCATGTCTATAGCTTCCAGTAACTGCTCATCCTCTTCATACTTCCCTCAAGAACAGAACAATGAGCAATTACTACTGTGTGCCTTCTGA
- the LOC100245123 gene encoding auxin-responsive protein SAUR68-like, which yields MINSKELIKMVRKWQKVAAIGRKRISLQRTNRDVDADCCSTSSVADKGHFVVYSSDRRRFMIPLMYLNTEIFRELLQMSEEFGIQSDGPIILPCDSVFMDYIISFVQHGVAKDLERALIMSIAFRNCSSSSHFLQEQKYNKQALLCAY from the coding sequence ATGATCAATTCCAAGGAGCTCATCAAAATGGTAAGGAAGTGGCAGAAGGTAGCTGCAATTGGGAGGAAAAGGATCTCCTTGCAAAGGACCAACAGAGATGTGGATGCTGACTGTTGTAGTACATCATCAGTGGCTGATAAGGGGCACTTTGTTGTTTACAGTTCTGATAGGAGACGCTTCATGATTCCCTTGATGTATCTCAATACTGAAATCTTCAGAGAGCTTTTGCAAATGTCTGAGGAGTTTGGGATACAAAGTGATGGCCCCATCATACTGCCATGTGATTCAGTCTTCATGGACTACATAATCTCGTTTGTTCAACATGGTGTTGCAAAAGACTTGGAGAGAGCCTTGATTATGTCTATAGCTTTCAGAAACTGTTCATCTTCTTCACACTTCCTTCAAGAACAAAAGTACAATAAACAAGCACTACTATGTGCCTACTGA
- the LOC109122300 gene encoding auxin-responsive protein SAUR66-like, which produces MCCLDKEGPSRGGCVQRLRRVKIGPEIFCGYAPTLTLEPRAAPDASTPSRSLLVHPAHGFAFYVANTLKLDRRRFVIPLAYLNSEIFRELFQMSEEEFGIQSDGPIILPCDSVFMDYVISFIQRGIGKDLERALIMSMASSNCSSSSYFHQEQNNEQLLLCVF; this is translated from the exons ATGTGCTGCCTGGACAAGGAGGGGCCTTCAAGGGGTGGCTGTGTCCAGCGGCTCAGAAGGGTCAAG ATAGGACCAGAAATATTTTGTGGCTATGCTCCCACCTTGACTCTGGAGCCAAGAGCAGCACCAGATGCAAGCACTCCTTCAAGGTCCCTCCTTGTCCATCCAGCACATGGTTTTGCATTCTACGTTGCCAACACATTGAAA CTTGACAGAAGACGCTTTGTGATACCCTTGGCGTATCTTAACAGTGAAATCTTCAGAGAGCTTTTCCAAATGTCTGAGGAGGAGTTTGGGATACAAAGTGATGGCCCCATCATACTGCCATGTGATTCAGTCTTTATGGACTATGTGATCTCATTCATCCAACGTGGTATTGGAAAAGATTTGGAGAGAGCTTTGATCATGTCTATGGCTTCCAGTAACTGCTCATCCTCTTCATACTTCCATCAAGAGCAGAACAATGAGCAATTACTATTATGTGTCTTCTGA
- the LOC100252039 gene encoding auxin-responsive protein SAUR68, with the protein MINPKKLIKMARKWQKIAAMKRKRISLPRTDEVLDADGCSTSAVADKGHFVVYSSDKRRFVIPLVYLNNEIFRELLQMSEEEFGIQSEGPIILPCDSVFMDYVISFIQHGVAKDLERALIMSIASSSCSASSHILQGYNNEQMLLCAF; encoded by the coding sequence atgatcaatcccaagaaacTCATCAAGATGGCAAGGAAGTGGCAGAAGATAGCTGCcatgaagaggaagagaatcTCTCTACCAAGAACAGATGAGGTTTTGGATGCTGATGGTTGTAGTACATCCGCAGTGGCAGATAAAGGCCATTTTGTTGTTTACAGTTCTGATAAGAGACGCTTTGTGATTCCGTTGGTGTATCTCAACAATGAAATCTTCAGAGAGCTTTTGCAAATGTCTGAGGAGGAGTTTGGAATACAAAGTGAAGGCCCCATCATATTGCCATGTGATTCAGTCTTCATGGACTACGTAATCTCATTCATCCAACATGGTGTAGCAAAAGATTTGGAGAGAGCTTTGATTATGTCTATAGCTTCCAGTAGCTGTTCTGCTTCTTCACACATCCTTCAAGGATACAACAATGAACAAATGCTCCTATGTGCTTTCTGA
- the LOC100241775 gene encoding auxin-responsive protein SAUR67 has product MINPKKLIKMARKWQKMAAMRRKRISLPRTDEVLDADRCSTSSVADKGHFVVCSADKKRFVIPLVYLNNEIFRGLLQVSEEEFGIQITGPIILPCDSVFMDYMISIIQRGVAKDLERALILSIDSSYCSSSSYFHQEQNNEQLLLCAC; this is encoded by the coding sequence atgatcaatcccaagaaacTTATCAAGATGGCAAGGAAGTGGCAGAAGATGGCTGCTATGAGGAGGAAGAGAATCTCTCTACCAAGAACAGATGAGGTTTTGGATGCTGATAGATGTAGTACATCATCAGTGGCAGATAAGGGCCATTTTGTTGTTTGCAGTGCTGACAAGAAACGCTTTGTGATTCCATTAGTGTATCTCAACAATGAAATCTTCAGAGGGCTTTTGCAAGTGTCTGAGGAGGAGTTTGGGATACAAATTACAGGCCCCATCATATTGCCATGTGATTCAGTCTTTATGGACTATATGATCTCAATCATCCAACGTGGTGTTGCAAAAGATTTGGAGAGGGCCTTGATCTTATCTATAGATTCCAGTTACTGCTCATCCTCCTCATACTTCCATCAAGAACAGAACAATGAGCAATTACTATTATGTGCATGCTGA
- the LOC100264057 gene encoding auxin-responsive protein SAUR67 produces the protein MARKWQRIAALGRKTISSPRTKVDVDADNCSTSVADKGHFVVYTTDKRRFMIPLAYLSNNILRELFKMAEEEFGLQSNGPITLPCDSVFMEYILPLIQRGVAKDVEKALLFSLATSCCSLLSSHQEHISQQLLVCSY, from the coding sequence ATGGCAAGGAAGTGGCAGAGGATAGCAGCCCTTGGGAGGAAAACAATTTCTTCACCAAGAACCAAAGTTGATGTTGATGCAGACAATTGTAGCACATCAGTGGCTGACAAAGGCCATTTTGTTGTGTATACCACTGATAAGAGGCGGTTTATGATTCCCTTGGCATATCTCAGCAATAATATCTTAAGAGAGCTCTTCAAGATGGCTGAGGAGGAGTTTGGACTGCAAAGCAATGGGCCTATAACTCTCCCTTGTGATTCAGTCTTCATGGAGTACATACTCCCACTCATCCAACGAGGTGTAGCTAAAGatgtggagaaagccttgctcTTCTCCCTTGCCACCAGTTGCTGCTCACTATTGTCTTCCCATCAAGAACATATAAGCCAACAATTACTTGTTTGTAGCTATTAA
- the LOC100258885 gene encoding auxin-responsive protein SAUR68, with product MINPKKLIKMARKWQKIAAMRRKRISLPRIDEVLNADCCGTSAVAEKGHFVVYSSDKRRFVIPLVYLNNEIFRELLQMSEEEFGIQSEGHIILPCDSVFMDYVISFIQRSVAKDLERALIMSIASSSFSASSHILQGHNNEQMLLCAF from the coding sequence atgatcaatcccaagaaacTCATCAAGATGGCAAGGAAGTGGCAGAAGATAGCTGCCATGAGGAGGAAGAGAATCTCTCTACCAAGAATAGATGAGGTTTTGAATGCTGACTGTTGTGGTACATCAGCAGTGGCAGAGAAGGGCCATTTTGTTGTTTACAGTTCTGATAAGAGACGCTTTGTGATTCCGTTGGTGTATCTCAACAATGAAATCTTCAGAGAGCTTTTGCAAATGTCTGAGGAAGAGTTTGGAATACAAAGTGAAGGCCACATCATATTGCCATGTGATTCAGTCTTCATGGACTATGTAATCTCATTCATCCAACGCAGTGTAGCAAAAGACTTAGAGAGAGCTTTGATTATGTCTATAGCTTCCAGTAGCTTTTCTGCTTCTTCACACATCCTTCAAGGACACAACAATGAACAAATGCTCCTATGTGCTTTCTGA
- the LOC100253738 gene encoding auxin-responsive protein SAUR67: MICPKKLIRMARKWQKMAALGRKRISLQRINEGVDEESCSTSSVADKGHFVVYSSDRRRFVIPLMYLDSEIMRELFQMSEEEYGIQSTGPIILPCDSVFLDYVISFIQRGVAKELERALIMSIAPSNCSSSSYFHQEQTNEQLLFCAC; the protein is encoded by the coding sequence ATGATCTGTCCCAAGAAGCTCATCAGAATGGCAAGGAAGTGGCAGAAGATGGCTGCCCTTGGAAGGAAAAGGATCTCATTACAAAGAATCAACGAGGGTGTGGATGAAGAAAGCTGCAGCACATCATCAGTGGCTGATAAAGGCCATTTTGTTGTTTACAGCTCTGATAGAAGACGCTTTGTGATTCCCTTGATGTATCTTGACAGTGAAATCATGAGAGAGCTTTTCCAAATGTCTGAGGAGGAGTATGGGATACAAAGTACAGGCCCCATCATACTGCCATGTGATTCAGTCTTTTTGGACTATGTGATCTCATTCATCCAACGCGGTGTTGCTAAAGAGTTGGAGAGGGCTTTGATCATGTCCATAGCTCCCAGTAACTGCTCATCCTCTTCATACTTCCACCAAGAACAGACCAATGAGCAATTACTCTTCTGTGCCTGCTGA
- the LOC100248641 gene encoding auxin-responsive protein SAUR67-like: protein MINPKKLIKMARKWQKIAAMKRKRITLPRTDEILDADGCSTSAVADKGHFVVFSSDKRRFVIPLVYLNNEIFRELLQMSEEEFGIQSEGPIILPCDSVFMDYVISFIQHGVAKDLERALIMSIASSSCSASSHILQGHNNEQMLLCAF, encoded by the coding sequence atgatcaatcccaagaaacTCATCAAGATGGCAAGGAAGTGGCAGAAGATAGCTGCcatgaagaggaagagaatcACTCTACCAAGAACAGATGAGATTTTGGATGCTGATGGTTGTAGTACATCCGCAGTGGCAGATAAAGGCCATTTTGTTGTTTTCAGTTCTGATAAGAGACGCTTTGTGATTCCATTGGTGTATCTCAACAATGAAATCTTCAGAGAGCTTTTGCAAATGTCTGAGGAGGAGTTTGGAATACAAAGTGAAGGCCCCATCATATTGCCATGTGATTCAGTCTTCATGGACTATGTAATCTCATTCATCCAACATGGTGTAGCAAAAGATTTGGAGAGAGCTTTGATTATGTCTATAGCTTCCAGTAGCTGTTCTGCTTCTTCACACATCCTTCAAGGACATAACAATGAACAAATGCTCTTATGTGCTTTCTGA
- the LOC100265824 gene encoding auxin-responsive protein SAUR67, translating to MISPKKLNKMARKWQRIAALGRKRISSSRTNNNEDAKSCIASVANKGHFVVYTADQRRFMIPLVFLSNNIFRELFRMSEEEFGLPSNGPITLPYDSVFMEYIIPLIQRGMAKDIEKALLISIATSRCSLSSSHQGQMGHQLLLCGY from the coding sequence ATGATAAGCCCCAAGAAGCTCAACAAAATGGCAAGGAAGTGGCAGAGGATAGCAGCCCTTGGAAGGAAAAGAATTTCTTCATCAAGAACAAATAACAATGAGGATGCAAAAAGTTGCATTGCATCAGTGGCAAATAAAGGCCATTTTGTTGTGTACACTGCTGATCAGAGGCGCTTTATGATTCCCTTGGTGTTTCTCAGCAATAACATCTTCAGAGAGCTCTTCAGGATGTCTGAGGAGGAGTTTGGACTGCCTAGCAATGGGCCGATAACATTGCCTTATGATTCAGTCTTCATGGAGTACATAATCCCACTCATCCAACGAGGCATGGCTAAAGACATTGAGAAAGCTTTGCTAATTTCAATTGCAACCAGTCGCTGCTCACTGTCATCTTCCCATCAAGGACAAATGGGCCATCAGTTACTTCTTTGTGGCTACTGA
- the LOC100260607 gene encoding auxin-responsive protein SAUR68 produces the protein MINPKKLIKMAREWQKVAAIRRKRISLPRTHQDLDAGYCSTSSVADKGHFVVYTADQRRFMIPIVYLNSKIFRELFEMSEAEFGLPSDGPITLPCDSFFMEYIIFLVQRGVAKDLEKALLTSVAYTQSSSSFFSHQEQMNSRLLVCSY, from the coding sequence atgatcaatcccaagaaacTCATCAAGATGGCAAGGGAGTGGCAGAAGGTAGCTGCCATCAGGAGGAAGAGAATTTCTCTTCCAAGAACCCATCAGGATTTGGATGCTGGCTATTGTAGTACATCGTCAGTTGCTGATAAGGGCCATTTTGTTGTCTACACAGCTGACCAACGACGATTCATGATTCCGATAGTTTATCTCAACAGCAAGATCTTCAGAGAGCTCTTTGAGATGTCTGAAGCGGAGTTTGGGCTGCCAAGTGACGGACCTATCACACTTCCTTGTGACTCATTCTTCATGGAGTACATCATCTTTTTGGTCCAGAGAGGTGTAGCTAAAGATCTGGAGAAAGCTTTGCTTACATCAGTTGCTTACACTCAGTCctcatcttctttcttttcccacCAAGAACAGATGAACTCGAGATTACTTGTTTGTAGTTACTGA
- the LOC100255537 gene encoding auxin-responsive protein SAUR61 has product MARKWQKVAASWGKRISVPRIDQGLNADCCSTSSVADKGHFVVYTADRKRFMIPLAYLNTQIFRDLLKMSEEEFGLPSDGPITLLCDSFFMEYIVFLIQRSVAKDLEKALLMSFANTRSSPSFFSHQEQMKPRFLVCSY; this is encoded by the coding sequence ATGGCAAGGAAGTGGCAGAAGGTAGCTGCCAGCTGGGGGAAGAGGATTTCTGTTCCAAGAATCGATCAGGGTCTGAATGCTGACTGTTGTAGTACATCATCAGTGGCTGACAAGGGCCATTTTGTAGTCTACACAGCTGACCGGAAACGCTTTATGATTCCACTAGCCTATCTCAACACACAGATCTTCAGAGACCTCTTAAAGATGTCAGAAGAGGAGTTTGGACTGCCTAGTGATGGACCCATCACATTGCTTTGTGATTCATTCTTCATGGAGTACATTGTTTTCTTGATACAGAGAAGTGTAGCTAAAGATTTAGAGAAAGCTTTGCTTATGTCATTTGCTAACACTAGGTCCtctccttctttcttttcccaCCAAGAACAGATGAAACCGAGATTCCTTGTTTGCAGTTACTGA
- the LOC109122342 gene encoding auxin-responsive protein SAUR64, with protein sequence MISAKKLIKMARKWQKMAAIRRKRISLPRTSREVDAESCSTSSTAEKGHFVVYSADESRFVVPLPYLNSNIFRELFKMSEEEFGLPSNGPITLPCDAVFIEYIISLVQQSIAKDLEKALLTAIATGRCLSTSNICQEQGNQQLLVCRC encoded by the coding sequence ATGATCAGTGCCAAGAAGCTCATCAAAATGGCAAGGAAGTGGCAGAAGATGGCTGCCATCAGGAGGAAAAGAATCTCATTGCCTAGAACTAGTAGAGAAGTGGATGCAGAAAGTTGCAGTACATCATCAACTGCTGAAAAGGGCCATTTTGTTGTATACAGTGCTGATGAGAGCCGCTTTGTTGTGCCCTTACCATATCTCAACAGCAACATCTTTAGGGAGCTCTTCAAGATGTCTGAAGAAGAGTTTGGACTGCCCAGCAATGGCCCCATCACTTTGCCCTGCGATGCAGTCTTCATTGAGTATATAATCTCTCTGGTTCAACAATCCATTGCCAAAGACCTAGAGAAAGCATTGCTCACAGCCATAGCAACCGGGCGCTGCTTATCAACCTCCAATATCTGTCAAGAACAAGGAAACCAACAATTGCTAGTTTGTAgatgttaa
- the LOC100253806 gene encoding auxin-responsive protein SAUR67, whose translation MISPKKLIRMARKWQKMAALGRKRISLQRINKGVNEDCCSTSSVADKGHFVVYSSDRRRFVIPLAYLNSEIFRELFQMSEEEFGIQSAGPIILPCDSVFLDYVISFIQRGVAKELERALIMSIAPSNCSSSSYFHQEQTNEQLLLCAY comes from the coding sequence ATGATCAGTCCCAAGAAGCTCATCAGAATGGCCAGGAAGTGGCAGAAGATGGCTGCCCTTGGAAGGAAAAGGATCTCATTACAAAGAATCAACAAGGGTGTGAATGAAGATTGCTGCAGCACATCATCAGTGGCTGATAAAGGCCATTTTGTTGTTTACAGCTCTGATAGAAGACGCTTTGTGATTCCCTTGGCGTATCTTAACAGTGAAATCTTCAGAGAGCTTTTCCAAATGTCTGAAGAGGAGTTTGGGATACAAAGTGCAGGCCCCATCATACTGCCGTGTGATTCAGTTTTTTTGGACTACGTGATCTCATTCATCCAACGCGGTGTTGCTAAAGAGTTGGAGAGGGCTTTGATCATGTCCATAGCTCCCAGTAACTGCTCATCTTCTTCATACTTTCACCAAGAACAGACCAATGAGCAATTACTATTATGTGCTTACTGA
- the LOC100245236 gene encoding auxin-responsive protein SAUR67, whose translation MARKWQRIAALGRKRISSSITNINVDAESCSTSVANKGHFVVYTADQRCFMIPLVYFSNNIFRELFKMSEEDFELPSNGPITLPCDLVFMEYIIPLIQQGMAKDIEKALLFSIATSRCSLSSSHQGHMGHQLLLCGY comes from the coding sequence ATGGCAAGGAAGTGGCAGAGGATAGCAGCCCTTGGAAGGAAAAGAATTTCTTCATCAATAACAAATATCAATGTGGATGCAGAAAGTTGCAGTACATCAGTGGCTAATAAAGGCCATTTTGTTGTGTACACTGCTGATCAGAGGTGCTTTATGATTCCCTTGGTGTATTTCAGCAATAACATCTTCAGAGAGCTCTTCAAGATGTCTGAGGAGGACTTTGAACTGCCTAGCAATGGGCCCATAACATTGCCTTGTGATTTAGTCTTCATGGAGTACATAATCCCACTCATCCAACAAGGCATGGCTAAAGACATTGAGAAAGCTTTGCTATTTTCAATTGCAACCAGTCGCTGCTCACTGTCCTCTTCCCATCAAGGACATATGGGCCACCAGTTACTTCTTTGTGGCTACTGA
- the LOC100267542 gene encoding auxin-responsive protein SAUR68 yields MAREWQKVAAIRRKRISLPRTSQYLGAGHCSTSSVADKGHFVVYTADQRRFMIPLVYLNSEIFRELFEMSEEEFGLPSDGPITLPCDSFFMEYILFLVQRGVAKNLEKALLTSVAHTQSSSAIFSQQEQMNSRLLVCSY; encoded by the coding sequence ATGGCAAGGGAGTGGCAGAAGGTAGCTGCCATCAGGAGGAAGAGAATTTCTCTACCAAGAACCAGTCAGTATTTGGGTGCTGGCCATTGTAGTACATCATCAGTTGCTGATAAGGGCCATTTTGTTGTCTACACAGCTGACCAACGACGATTCATGATTCCATTAGTTTATCTCAACAGCGAGATCTTCAGAGAGCTCTTTGAGATGTCTGAAGAGGAGTTTGGGCTGCCAAGTGACGGACCTATCACACTTCCTTGTGACTCATTCTTCATGGAGTACATCCTCTTTTTGGTCCAGAGAGGTGTAGCTAAAAATCTGGAGAAAGCTTTGCTTACCTCAGTTGCTCACACTCAGTCCTCATCTGCTATCTTTTCCCAACAAGAACAGATGAACTCGAGATTACTTGTTTGTAGTTACTGA
- the LOC100262379 gene encoding auxin-responsive protein SAUR61, with protein sequence MARKGQEVDAIRWKRISLPRIDQGLDADCCSTSSVADKGHFVVYTADQIRFIISLAYLNTQIFRDLFKMSEGKFGLPSDGPITLPCDSFFMEYIVFLLQSSVAKDLEKALLMSVANTRPSSPFFSHQQMNLRLLVRSY encoded by the coding sequence ATGGCAAGGAAGGGGCAGGAGGTAGATGCCATCAGGTGGAAGAGGATTTCTCTTCCAAGAATTGATCAGGGTCTTGATGCTGACTGTTGTAGTACATCATCAGTGGCTGATAAGGGCCATTTTGTAGTCTACACAGCTGACCAGATACGCTTTATAATTTCCCTAGCCTATCTCAACACACAGATCTTCAGAGACCTCTTCAAAATGTCAGAAGGGAAGTTTGGACTGCCTAGTGATGGACCTATCACATTGCCTTGTGACTCATTCTTCATGGAGTACATTGTCTTCTTGTTGCAGAGTAGTGTAGCTAAAGATCTAGAGAAAGCTTTGCTTATGTCAGTTGCTAACACTAGGCCctcttctcctttcttttccCACCAACAGATGAACCTGAGATTACTTGTACGCAGTTACTGA
- the LOC109122336 gene encoding auxin-responsive protein SAUR64-like, with product MAAIRRKRIILPRTSGEVDADGCSTSTAEKGHFVVYSSDESRFVVPLPYLNSNIFRELFKMSEEEFGLPSNGPITLPCDAVFIEYIISLVQQSIAKDLEKALLTAIATGCCLSTSNLCQEQGSQQLLICGY from the coding sequence ATGGCTGCCATCAGGAGGAAAAGAATCATATTGCCAAGAACTAGTGGAGAAGTGGATGCAGACGGTTGCAGTACATCTACTGCTGAAAAGGGCCATTTTGTTGTATACAGTTCCGATGAGAGCCGCTTTGTTGTGCCCTTACCGTATCTCAACAGCAACATCTTTAGGGAGCTCTTCAAGATGTCTGAAGAGGAGTTTGGATTGCCCAGCAATGGCCCCATCACTTTGCCCTGTGACGCAGTCTTCATTGAGTATATAATCTCTCTGGTTCAGCAATCCATTGCCAAAGACCTAGAGAAAGCTTTGCTCACAGCCATAGCAACCGGGTGCTGCTTATCAACCTCCAATCTCTGTCAAGAACAAGGAAGCCAACAATTACTAATATGTGGATATTAA
- the LOC100252141 gene encoding auxin-responsive protein SAUR67: protein MISTKKLSRVARKWQKLAPLRHRRISLGGTNAWSCNTSPVADKGHFVVYTSDRIRFVVPLVYLDNVIFRELFQMAEEEFGLPGNGPIILPCDAVFMEYAVSLIQRHVAKDLEKALLMSIAADRCSSSSYFHQDQSNPQLLICGF from the coding sequence ATGATCAGTACTAAGAAACTCAGCAGAGTAGCAAGGAAGTGGCAGAAGCTGGCCCCTTTGAGACATAGAAGAATCTCGTTGGGAGGCACCAATGCATGGAGCTGCAACACATCACCAGTGGCTGATAAGGGCCACTTTGTGGTGTACACTTCTGATAGAATACGCTTTGTAGTTCCCTTGGTTTATCTTGACAATGTTATCTTCAGAGAGCTCTTTCAAATGGCAGAAGAGGAGTTTGGGCTGCCAGGAAATGGCCCTATCATACTGCCATGTGATGCAGTTTTCATGGAGTATGCAGTCTCTTTGATTCAAAGACATGTAGCTAAAGATCTCGAGAAAGCATTGCTCATGTCCATAGCTGCAGATCGCTGCTCATCATCTTCATATTTCCATCAAGATCAATCCAACCCACAGTTACTGATTTGTGGCTTTTGA
- the LOC100247009 gene encoding auxin-responsive protein SAUR64-like gives MIKMAKKWQKLTSVRKQISLQRRNGDIAYTDSSSSTTSSRAEKGHFVVYTIDQTRFVFPIVYLSNHIFRELFKMSEEEFGLPRDGPIMLPCDAVFMNYVVFLIKRRVTKDMEKALLMSMATSQCSRCHSLFQEESSQHVLLRGF, from the coding sequence ATGATCAAGATGGCAAAGAAGTGGCAGAAGCTAACTTCAGTGAGGAAACAGATTTCACTGCAGAGAAGAAATGGAGATATTGCATATACTGACAGCAGCAGTAGTACTACTTCATCAAGAGCTGAGAAGGGCCATTTTGTTGTCTACACAATAGACCAGACCCGGTTTGTGTTTCCCATAGTGTATCTCAGCAACCACATCTTCAGAGAGCTCTTCAAGATGTCTGAGGAAGAGTTTGGATTGCCCAGAGATGGACCCATCATGCTGCCATGCGATGCGGTCTTTATGAACTATGTAGTGTTCTTGATAAAGCGGCGTGTGACTAAAGACATGGAGAAAGCTCTGCTCATGTCCATGGCTACTAGTCAATGCTCACGGTgtcattctctttttcaagaAGAAAGCAGTCAGCATGTGCTTCTCCGTGGCTTCTGA